In Blautia sp. SC05B48, a single genomic region encodes these proteins:
- a CDS encoding FeoA family protein: MPLNLADINTDYIIQKICGNENERHHLETLGFLEGATVRILSILFGSYIVRIQESKIGINQDFAKMIIVQV; this comes from the coding sequence ATGCCACTGAATTTAGCTGATATCAACACAGATTATATCATTCAAAAAATATGCGGCAATGAAAACGAACGCCATCATCTGGAAACGCTTGGTTTTCTTGAAGGAGCAACGGTACGGATTCTGTCGATTCTTTTCGGCTCTTATATTGTACGAATCCAGGAAAGCAAGATCGGCATCAATCAGGACTTTGCCAAAATGATCATCGTGCAAGTCTGA
- a CDS encoding MATE family efflux transporter, translated as MQRAERGEELTIGFFGGSITQGKILKPLTNLVSSFAMGTTVLLGQQIGCGERKKGGRTVGTAIVMFGVIALIMTVILVIFAPQVSSIMNAPEEAFDKTVDYVRICW; from the coding sequence ATGCAGCGCGCCGAAAGAGGAGAAGAGCTGACAATAGGCTTCTTTGGCGGTTCAATCACCCAGGGCAAGATCCTGAAGCCGCTGACTAATCTTGTGAGCAGCTTTGCCATGGGAACTACGGTTCTGCTGGGGCAGCAGATTGGCTGTGGAGAGCGGAAAAAGGGAGGTCGGACGGTGGGAACTGCCATTGTGATGTTCGGAGTGATCGCGCTGATCATGACTGTGATCCTTGTGATTTTTGCGCCTCAGGTCAGCAGTATCATGAATGCGCCGGAAGAAGCCTTTGACAAGACTGTGGATTATGTACGGATCTGCTGGTAA
- a CDS encoding MATE family efflux transporter, with protein sequence MDVTASAGVGVAEKVCAFIMLISSAFMQSISAFVAQNYGAGRMDCAKKALHYGVAVSFAIGVGMFFLSFFHGGALAGIFSSDTMVIDAAADYLKAYAIDCMLTAIFFCYIGFYNGIGLTKFVMI encoded by the coding sequence ATGGATGTGACAGCTTCCGCAGGAGTGGGAGTTGCGGAAAAAGTCTGCGCGTTTATCATGCTGATCTCCTCAGCATTTATGCAGTCCATCTCTGCTTTTGTGGCTCAGAATTACGGCGCAGGACGGATGGACTGTGCGAAAAAAGCGCTGCATTATGGTGTGGCAGTTTCTTTTGCCATCGGCGTGGGAATGTTTTTCCTGTCATTTTTCCATGGAGGTGCTCTGGCGGGAATCTTCTCGTCGGATACCATGGTTATTGATGCGGCGGCAGATTATCTGAAAGCCTATGCCATTGACTGCATGCTTACGGCGATCTTTTTCTGCTACATCGGTTTCTATAATGGAATCGGTCTGACAAAGTTTGTGATGATCTAG
- a CDS encoding methylated-DNA--[protein]-cysteine S-methyltransferase, which yields MTYTTDYQSPLGTIFLAADEKGLTGLWLEGQKYYAAQIKKEECRQEEAPVLKETKRWLDIYFQGKEPDFMPALHPVGTEFQCAVWEILRRIPYGRTITYGEIAGQLAAQRGVKKMSAQAVGGAVGHNKISIIIPCHRVVGSNGSLTGYAGGIDKKIALLKLEKTDITGFFVPKKGTAL from the coding sequence ATGACCTATACAACGGATTATCAGTCACCACTGGGAACGATCTTTCTTGCGGCAGATGAAAAAGGTCTTACCGGTCTGTGGCTGGAAGGGCAGAAATACTATGCTGCCCAGATAAAAAAAGAAGAATGCAGGCAGGAAGAAGCGCCGGTGCTGAAAGAAACAAAGCGCTGGCTGGATATTTATTTTCAGGGAAAAGAGCCGGATTTTATGCCGGCGCTTCATCCGGTGGGAACGGAATTTCAATGTGCGGTGTGGGAGATCCTGCGCAGGATTCCTTACGGCCGGACGATCACCTACGGTGAGATCGCCGGACAGCTTGCCGCACAGCGGGGCGTGAAAAAAATGTCCGCGCAGGCGGTAGGAGGAGCGGTGGGTCATAATAAGATATCCATTATCATTCCCTGCCATCGTGTGGTAGGAAGTAACGGAAGTCTCACCGGATATGCCGGCGGGATCGACAAGAAGATCGCGCTTCTGAAACTGGAAAAAACAGATATAACCGGATTTTTTGTTCCGAAGAAGGGAACGGCACTGTAG